From the genome of bacterium, one region includes:
- a CDS encoding inorganic phosphate transporter family protein: MLTTLIIIAAIYMGWSMGANNAANCIGANIGSRHLSMRTGIIIICVFSFLGAVFFGDHVITTIGKGVIDLDSLGGDKKNVIALTILFSAAFWTTLATYRKFPVSISHAIVGSVAGGGLALNTAIHWDKISNIAICWIITPITSYILAIIFYLLFRFLFSIRFIRRRRRAIIYFFVYVTSAYLAFMWGANDVANATGILYGTQGFSTVSAASIGAIAIILGVVTWGYRVIDTVGFKIMNLTPVMTIAIGVASAINMHIYTSFGIPVSTSHAAIGAMWGVGFVRGIKTINLQLAKEMVITWALTPVISGVITYVLTIIILFLK; encoded by the coding sequence ATGTTAACAACACTAATCATAATTGCGGCTATATATATGGGTTGGTCGATGGGTGCTAACAACGCAGCGAACTGTATTGGTGCAAATATCGGCTCAAGACATTTGAGTATGCGTACAGGTATTATTATAATATGTGTTTTTAGTTTTTTAGGGGCAGTGTTTTTTGGTGACCACGTTATTACCACTATCGGTAAAGGTGTAATTGATTTAGATTCTCTTGGGGGAGATAAAAAGAATGTTATAGCTCTAACAATTTTGTTTAGTGCTGCCTTTTGGACTACATTAGCAACATACAGAAAATTCCCTGTCTCCATCTCTCACGCTATTGTTGGTTCTGTTGCTGGAGGTGGACTTGCCTTAAATACAGCCATACATTGGGACAAAATATCTAATATTGCTATCTGCTGGATTATAACTCCTATAACTTCTTACATATTGGCAATAATTTTTTACCTTCTTTTTAGGTTTTTATTTAGTATAAGATTTATAAGGAGACGCAGGAGGGCTATTATATATTTTTTTGTTTATGTTACAAGCGCTTATCTTGCATTTATGTGGGGCGCAAACGATGTAGCCAACGCTACAGGTATTCTTTATGGTACTCAAGGTTTTTCAACTGTTAGCGCTGCCTCAATTGGTGCTATAGCTATTATATTGGGTGTTGTAACTTGGGGTTATAGAGTAATAGATACAGTTGGTTTCAAAATAATGAATCTTACCCCTGTAATGACTATTGCTATTGGGGTTGCATCGGCTATAAATATGCATATATACACTTCTTTTGGTATTCCAGTCTCTACCTCTCATGCTGCTATTGGGGCTATGTGGGGAGTGGGTTTTGTTAGAGGAATAAAGACAATAAACCTGCAGTTAGCAAAAGAGATGGTTATCACTTGGGCTTTAACCCCTGTAATTTCTGGAGTAATAACTTACGTCTTAACAATAATTATTCTGTTTTTGAAGTAA